Proteins from one Gossypium raimondii isolate GPD5lz chromosome 8, ASM2569854v1, whole genome shotgun sequence genomic window:
- the LOC105791540 gene encoding abscisic acid receptor PYL9, translating to MNGDDAQSMMESQYIQRHHRHNIRDDQCTSALVKHIKAPVHLVWSLVRRFDQPQKYKPFVSRCIMKGDLGIGSVREVNVKSGLPATTSTERLELLDDEEHILGIKIVGGDHRLRNYSSIMTVHPEVIEGRPGTMVIESFVVDVPEGNTTDETCYFVEALIRCNLKSLADVSERMAVMDQTEPINRY from the exons ATGAACGGTGATGATGCTCAGAGTATGATGGAATCCCAGTACATACAGAGACATCACAGGCACAACATCAGAGACGACCAGTGCACCTCTGCTCTTGTTAAACACATCAAAGCTCCTGTTCATCTC GTATGGTCATTGGTAAGGAGATTTGACCAGCCGCAAAAGTACAAGCCCTTCGTCAGCAGGTGTATAATGAAAGGGGACCTCGGGATCGGCAGTGTTAGAGAGGTCAACGTCAAGTCCGGACTTCCGGCAACCACCAGCACCGAACGGTTGGAACTTCTCGATGACGAAGAACACATTTTAGGCATCAAAATCGTCGGCGGCGACCACCGTCTCAGG AATTATTCTTCGATCATGACGGTGCATCCCGAGGTTATTGAAGGAAGGCCAGGTACAATGGTGATCGAATCGTTCGTCGTGGATGTGCCGGAAGGGAACACCACGGACGAAACTTGTTACTTCGTGGAAGCTTTGATCCGATGTAACCTGAAATCGTTAGCCGATGTTTCAGAGAGGATGGCTGTGATGGACCAGACAGAGCCTATCAACCGATACTAA